Proteins found in one Sporosarcina jeotgali genomic segment:
- a CDS encoding LytR/AlgR family response regulator transcription factor produces MPSNIQALIVDDERYAREELIFLLGRYPYVKIVGEADSGDTAIMQAIRLQPDVVFLDVEMPKMNGMEVAAVLKELKNPPQIVFATAYPQFAADAFRVNAIDYLLKPYEEDQILQTLKRIQVKETPDNGQESFHQLGKLAIERDGEIVYVSISCILYICREDSLTRIVTKTEEYEVKLTLKELETRLTPFSFYRIHKSYLVNLLHVTRLSPWFNGAYQLEIDGSKEKLSVSRNYVKGLRKKLEH; encoded by the coding sequence ATGCCATCTAACATTCAAGCACTTATTGTGGATGATGAACGGTATGCACGCGAAGAACTCATATTTCTGCTTGGACGTTATCCGTATGTGAAAATTGTGGGAGAAGCAGATTCGGGGGATACTGCAATCATGCAGGCGATCCGTTTACAGCCGGACGTTGTTTTTTTAGATGTAGAAATGCCGAAGATGAACGGGATGGAAGTCGCAGCCGTTTTGAAAGAATTGAAGAATCCGCCCCAAATTGTTTTTGCAACCGCTTATCCTCAATTTGCAGCGGATGCTTTCCGGGTAAATGCAATTGATTACTTATTGAAACCATATGAAGAGGATCAGATTCTGCAAACATTAAAGAGAATTCAAGTCAAAGAAACACCAGATAATGGTCAAGAGTCTTTTCATCAGCTTGGGAAATTAGCGATAGAACGGGATGGCGAAATTGTCTACGTCTCTATTAGTTGTATTTTATATATTTGCCGTGAGGATAGTTTGACCCGAATCGTAACAAAGACAGAAGAATATGAAGTGAAACTGACGTTAAAAGAGCTGGAGACGCGACTTACTCCCTTTTCGTTTTATCGCATCCATAAAAGCTATCTGGTGAATCTGCTGCATGTCACCCGATTATCGCCTTGGTTCAACGGTGCTTATCAGCTCGAAATTGATGGAAGCAAAGAGAAATTATCTGTAAGCCGCAACTATGTAAAAGGATTAAGGAAAAAACTTGAACATTGA
- a CDS encoding sensor histidine kinase: MLDLLIIMLERVGTIVAVAFILTRFRFFKQLVHHDTLDRRQTVSAIVFFGFFGIIGTYLGVAFNTETFHFNSVTMNLAGDEAIANSRVIGIVVAGLLGGYRFGIGAGLIAGIHRMTLGGFTAFSCGLSTILSGILASYFYKKGKTVKPLTAFAIGALAESMQMGLILMLSKPFSEAWALVQAIGLPMIIANGVGTAIFLLIVYNVMSEQDRATALQAQKTLRIANQTLAHLRKGMTPETCSEVCQILFNELSPSAVAMTNRNEILAHVGVASDHHRSYSPIQTHITKEVLHHGNRVVANDRAIHCVQSDCPLGAAVIAPLKQRDQVVGTLKLYYPSEKAITDVTIELIDGLSSLLSDQLEIAAAEQAHELAKDAEIKALQAQISPHFFFNSLNVIISLIRTDPDQARQLLTSLSKFLRQNVEGTTAARVTLEQELGHVRAYLQIEEARFVDKLTIDFEVDPTVLSQLIPPLTLQPIVENAVKHGIADMARGSVVKVMIAAQDGETVITVQDNGKGITTERLKTLGEHPVESESGTGMGLFNVHRRLMMTFGDQAGLQFTTASGEGTVVRFAIPKEEVSHHAI; encoded by the coding sequence ATGCTGGACTTATTAATCATCATGCTGGAGCGCGTAGGTACGATTGTGGCGGTTGCATTCATCCTGACGCGGTTTCGTTTCTTCAAACAGCTTGTTCATCATGATACTCTAGATCGCCGTCAAACTGTAAGTGCAATTGTGTTCTTTGGATTTTTTGGAATAATCGGGACGTATTTGGGCGTTGCTTTTAATACGGAAACCTTCCATTTCAATAGTGTGACGATGAATTTGGCCGGAGATGAGGCTATTGCCAATTCACGGGTTATTGGAATTGTAGTTGCTGGTTTACTGGGAGGCTACCGTTTCGGTATCGGGGCCGGCCTAATTGCCGGGATTCATCGGATGACCCTTGGTGGATTTACTGCATTTTCTTGCGGGCTATCTACGATTTTGTCCGGTATTTTAGCGAGCTATTTCTATAAAAAAGGAAAAACGGTTAAACCGCTCACTGCTTTTGCAATCGGCGCACTTGCGGAGTCTATGCAAATGGGTCTTATTCTTATGCTATCGAAACCTTTTTCAGAAGCTTGGGCGCTCGTTCAAGCTATCGGTCTGCCAATGATTATCGCAAACGGCGTGGGCACAGCGATATTTCTGCTAATTGTATACAACGTAATGAGTGAGCAGGATCGTGCAACCGCCCTTCAAGCGCAAAAAACGTTGCGAATTGCGAACCAAACACTGGCGCACCTGAGAAAAGGCATGACTCCTGAAACGTGCAGTGAAGTATGCCAGATTCTTTTCAACGAGCTCTCCCCGAGTGCGGTTGCGATGACAAATCGAAATGAAATTCTCGCGCACGTAGGGGTGGCAAGTGATCATCACCGTTCTTACAGCCCGATTCAAACACATATAACAAAAGAAGTGCTTCATCATGGAAATCGTGTGGTCGCCAATGACCGGGCCATCCATTGCGTTCAATCCGATTGTCCGCTAGGTGCCGCAGTCATTGCTCCACTGAAACAGCGCGATCAAGTGGTCGGAACTCTTAAACTGTATTATCCTTCTGAAAAAGCGATTACAGATGTCACGATTGAACTGATTGATGGTCTAAGTTCCTTATTGAGCGATCAGTTGGAAATTGCAGCTGCGGAACAAGCACACGAGTTGGCAAAAGACGCGGAAATAAAAGCATTGCAAGCACAAATCAGTCCGCATTTCTTCTTCAATTCACTGAATGTCATTATTTCTCTTATACGAACGGATCCTGACCAGGCACGGCAGCTGTTGACTTCTTTATCGAAATTCTTGCGTCAAAACGTTGAGGGAACGACTGCTGCACGGGTTACGCTTGAACAAGAATTGGGTCACGTCCGCGCGTATCTTCAAATTGAAGAAGCTCGTTTTGTGGATAAACTAACAATTGACTTTGAAGTTGACCCGACTGTGCTCTCGCAGCTCATCCCGCCGCTCACGCTCCAGCCGATTGTCGAGAATGCGGTTAAACATGGTATCGCAGATATGGCGAGGGGAAGTGTCGTGAAAGTGATGATTGCTGCACAAGACGGAGAAACCGTCATTACAGTTCAGGACAATGGCAAGGGCATTACAACAGAGCGTTTGAAAACGTTAGGGGAACATCCCGTTGAATCGGAATCAGGTACTGGAATGGGACTGTTTAATGTGCATCGCCGCTTAATGATGACGTTTGGTGATCAGGCGGGACTTCAATTTACAACAGCAAGCGGAGAAGGGACAGTTGTGCGTTTCGCGATTCCGAAAGAAGAGGTGAGTCACCATGCCATCTAA
- a CDS encoding NAD(P)H-dependent flavin oxidoreductase translates to MEFKQTLGIQHPIIQAPMAGVTTPEFVAACAETGVLGSLGAGYLSAEDTRTAIQQVKLLTKRPFSVNLFVPDNTPFDQKELRLAYLALQPIGEQLGMPFWKAPLSEPDLQSQINVVLEEKPAVCSFTFGIPDAESVEKLHESGIVLIGTATTVDEAMAVEQAGLDMVVIQGSEAGGHRGSFHPDGPLISMDGLLAEVRELIRIPIIAAGGIATNARMTELLKSGASAIQIGTALLATEESGAADAYKQAILNADSDNTVITNVFSGRPARGIHNRFIEQMNQSPIAPYPYQNDLTKRIRKEAAVQNNAEFLSLWAGTAVHLVQAGTVHSVVAQLLSKEQ, encoded by the coding sequence ATGGAGTTCAAACAAACTCTAGGTATTCAACATCCAATTATTCAAGCTCCTATGGCAGGGGTTACGACACCTGAATTCGTTGCGGCATGTGCAGAAACTGGTGTTTTAGGATCTCTTGGAGCGGGGTATTTATCTGCTGAAGACACACGTACCGCAATTCAGCAGGTGAAGTTACTTACAAAGAGACCTTTTTCTGTGAATCTATTTGTACCGGACAATACACCGTTTGATCAAAAAGAGTTGCGATTAGCCTATTTAGCACTTCAGCCAATAGGGGAACAGCTTGGCATGCCGTTCTGGAAAGCTCCGCTGTCTGAACCGGATTTACAAAGCCAGATCAATGTTGTATTAGAAGAAAAGCCGGCAGTCTGTTCGTTTACATTTGGAATACCGGATGCGGAGTCTGTTGAAAAACTTCACGAATCTGGAATCGTTTTGATAGGTACTGCGACCACAGTGGATGAGGCAATGGCGGTGGAACAAGCAGGGTTGGATATGGTTGTCATCCAAGGTTCAGAAGCCGGTGGACATAGAGGCTCATTTCATCCTGACGGGCCGTTGATTTCAATGGATGGCTTGTTGGCGGAAGTCCGGGAACTTATTCGAATTCCAATCATTGCCGCTGGCGGGATTGCTACGAATGCGCGTATGACCGAACTGCTGAAAAGCGGTGCGTCTGCTATTCAGATTGGAACAGCACTTCTGGCGACGGAAGAAAGTGGAGCAGCGGATGCCTATAAACAGGCAATTTTGAATGCGGATTCGGACAATACGGTAATTACAAACGTATTCTCAGGCAGACCCGCACGCGGGATTCACAATCGATTCATTGAACAGATGAACCAGTCTCCGATTGCACCCTATCCTTATCAAAATGATTTAACGAAGCGGATTAGAAAAGAAGCAGCTGTCCAAAACAATGCGGAGTTTTTATCGCTGTGGGCAGGAACTGCTGTCCACCTTGTGCAAGCAGGCACGGTTCATAGTGTTGTAGCTCAATTATTATCGAAAGAGCAGTAG
- a CDS encoding DUF4083 domain-containing protein, whose product MGIGNIVLMGIVVLLILLFFISFMLFIRRTLINSGTKANQSANMEEKLDRIIELLENEKVSK is encoded by the coding sequence ATGGGTATAGGAAACATTGTCTTAATGGGAATTGTGGTTCTGCTAATACTATTATTTTTCATATCGTTTATGCTATTTATCAGAAGAACTTTAATAAATTCGGGAACTAAAGCAAATCAAAGTGCAAATATGGAAGAAAAATTAGATAGAATTATTGAACTGTTAGAGAACGAAAAAGTGAGTAAGTAA
- a CDS encoding MMPL family transporter has protein sequence MKTILKFRWPIFIVLLGLAIGLLFVAPDLAKQAEEAGSFQLADDADSQKAADILEKAGASEDTLSLVYDFDKAVSDEDKKAVQTTAKEISDLGKPVTAVMDPFESKEIEDQLVSEDKKTVLVPITVDGSEEEIIDLSDKIRSEMLPKDTTVYLTGEAIINNDVNDSAQEGLKKTEVITVVLIFALLLIVFRSIVTPIVPLIAVGITYLLSQSLVAFFVDWFGFPVSNYTQIFLVAILFGLGTDYCILLLSRYKEELIEGHEIQEAIVNTYKTAGRTLFISSLAVFIGFAAIGFADFPIFKSAVAVAVGIAVLIIVLFTVVPLFMMLLKDKLFWPAKQATTHNDSKLWIRFSKLSVSRPLLSMAIVAVITVPLLLTYDNDLSFNTVDEIDQSKESVKGLNLISEGFGKGDSLPVQVILKDKNSIVDEKDIPYLETISRNLEKVDGVKSVRTITRPTGEQIDDLNVDKQLGLISDGLKEANDGIKSVQDGLGQVEGGLNDVASQLPSGTEASSGGAGLRQAAQGIGQINDQLGQIAGGLSQGMPAAQAAGGLNALSTELGKISSSLNGAAGQIEGSGSQIGQLSEGLGQLAKGVTDSKNGLTEISKGLTEVTDMLKDMSETPSIRDTGIYIPAGTLGEEEFQPVIDRYTFGDETGILMEVILKDDPYARESIATVHAIKDSVRTSVIGTPFEDTEVAFAGISSMNSDLDDISSQDFTRTVVIMLVGLFVVLTILFRSAIMPLYMIGSLLLTYYTAISVTELIFVNGLGYDGISWAVPFFGFIMLIALGVDYSIFLLDRFREESIKGSTIADALKISMAKMGTVIITAAVILAGTFGAMMPSGVLSLVQIATIVITGLLLYGLIILPLLIPAITVSFGRGVWWPFRG, from the coding sequence ATGAAAACGATATTGAAATTCAGATGGCCGATCTTCATCGTCCTGCTCGGTCTTGCGATCGGATTACTGTTCGTTGCTCCAGATCTTGCGAAACAGGCAGAAGAAGCCGGCTCTTTCCAATTGGCCGATGACGCCGATTCACAAAAAGCTGCGGATATCTTAGAAAAAGCAGGTGCTTCAGAAGATACGCTTTCACTCGTCTATGACTTTGACAAAGCCGTTTCAGATGAAGACAAGAAAGCAGTCCAGACCACAGCGAAAGAGATTTCAGATTTAGGAAAGCCCGTGACTGCTGTCATGGATCCGTTTGAAAGCAAAGAGATTGAAGACCAACTCGTCTCTGAAGATAAAAAGACGGTGCTCGTTCCGATTACAGTAGATGGTTCAGAAGAAGAAATCATCGATCTGAGCGATAAAATCCGTTCTGAAATGCTGCCGAAAGACACAACTGTCTATTTAACGGGCGAAGCCATTATCAATAATGATGTGAACGACAGCGCGCAAGAAGGATTGAAGAAAACGGAAGTCATTACCGTTGTCCTCATCTTTGCTTTGCTGCTTATCGTGTTCCGTTCAATCGTGACCCCAATCGTTCCATTGATCGCAGTTGGGATTACCTACTTACTGAGCCAATCTCTCGTAGCATTCTTTGTGGATTGGTTCGGATTCCCGGTCTCCAACTACACGCAGATTTTCCTTGTTGCGATTCTATTCGGTCTCGGAACCGATTATTGTATCCTGCTCTTGAGCCGGTACAAAGAAGAATTGATTGAAGGGCATGAAATCCAGGAAGCGATTGTGAATACGTACAAAACCGCTGGCCGAACATTGTTTATCAGCTCACTTGCGGTATTCATCGGATTTGCCGCAATCGGATTCGCGGATTTCCCAATCTTTAAATCCGCAGTTGCGGTTGCAGTCGGAATTGCGGTTCTGATCATCGTGTTATTCACAGTTGTTCCATTGTTCATGATGCTGCTGAAAGACAAATTGTTCTGGCCAGCAAAACAAGCTACGACTCACAATGACAGTAAATTGTGGATCCGTTTCAGCAAGCTGTCGGTTTCACGTCCATTGCTCTCGATGGCAATCGTCGCTGTCATCACAGTGCCATTATTGCTGACATACGACAACGACCTTTCTTTTAATACTGTGGATGAAATTGATCAGTCGAAAGAATCCGTGAAAGGGTTGAATTTGATTTCAGAAGGATTCGGGAAAGGGGATTCTCTTCCAGTTCAGGTCATTTTGAAAGACAAAAATTCAATTGTTGATGAAAAAGACATCCCTTACTTAGAGACAATCAGCCGTAACTTGGAGAAAGTGGATGGAGTGAAATCCGTCCGTACGATTACTCGTCCAACGGGTGAACAGATCGATGATTTAAATGTCGATAAGCAGTTAGGGTTAATCTCCGATGGCTTAAAAGAAGCGAACGACGGCATTAAAAGCGTTCAAGACGGATTGGGTCAAGTCGAAGGTGGTCTGAACGATGTTGCAAGCCAGCTGCCGTCTGGAACTGAAGCATCGTCAGGCGGTGCCGGATTACGTCAGGCTGCACAAGGGATTGGGCAAATCAACGACCAGCTCGGACAAATTGCTGGAGGACTGTCGCAAGGAATGCCGGCTGCCCAGGCTGCAGGCGGTTTGAACGCACTAAGTACAGAACTCGGTAAGATTTCATCAAGTTTGAATGGTGCTGCAGGCCAGATTGAAGGGTCCGGTTCTCAGATCGGGCAGCTGAGCGAAGGACTTGGTCAACTTGCCAAAGGCGTCACTGATTCTAAAAATGGTCTCACTGAAATCAGCAAAGGCCTCACAGAAGTGACAGATATGCTGAAAGATATGAGTGAAACACCAAGTATCCGCGATACAGGAATCTACATTCCCGCAGGCACACTCGGCGAAGAAGAGTTCCAACCAGTCATCGATCGGTATACGTTTGGCGATGAAACCGGAATTCTCATGGAAGTCATCTTGAAAGATGATCCTTATGCCCGCGAATCGATTGCAACCGTACATGCGATCAAGGACAGCGTAAGAACTTCTGTCATCGGCACGCCATTTGAAGATACGGAAGTTGCATTCGCAGGGATTTCCAGCATGAACTCAGACCTTGATGATATTTCATCACAAGACTTCACCCGGACTGTGGTTATTATGCTGGTCGGACTGTTCGTCGTATTGACGATTCTATTCCGCTCCGCAATCATGCCGCTGTATATGATCGGGTCATTGCTGCTCACATACTACACAGCAATTTCCGTGACGGAATTGATTTTTGTGAATGGTCTCGGTTATGACGGCATCAGCTGGGCAGTTCCATTCTTCGGATTCATCATGCTAATTGCTCTCGGTGTCGACTATTCGATCTTCCTGCTCGACCGTTTCCGTGAAGAGAGCATCAAAGGAAGTACGATTGCCGATGCATTGAAGATTTCCATGGCGAAAATGGGGACAGTCATCATCACCGCAGCTGTCATCTTGGCCGGTACGTTCGGTGCAATGATGCCATCCGGCGTCTTGAGCCTCGTGCAGATTGCAACAATTGTCATTACAGGTCTCTTGCTGTATGGCCTCATCATTCTGCCGCTTCTGATTCCGGCGATCACCGTATCGTTCGGCCGTGGTGTCTGGTGGCCATTCCGCGGGTGA
- a CDS encoding MarR family winged helix-turn-helix transcriptional regulator, producing MKETLLEAIELFEEVIIYGTEHFLKSVQSPIWKEYSPEQIQTLKFLAAYGSLSNSKLADLQGVHKSAITARLKKLDDKGLVRTERSEQDQRAKVVRLTDAGQDILAASNTAINETIANLFTDEISEEELVQFVSTFRKLKDILQMREYDQ from the coding sequence ATGAAAGAGACGTTATTAGAAGCGATTGAGTTATTCGAGGAAGTGATCATTTATGGAACTGAGCATTTCCTAAAATCAGTTCAATCGCCAATATGGAAAGAGTATTCTCCAGAGCAAATTCAAACATTGAAGTTTTTAGCTGCGTATGGCTCCTTGTCGAATAGTAAACTCGCTGATTTACAGGGTGTGCACAAAAGTGCTATTACAGCTCGATTGAAGAAACTCGATGACAAAGGATTAGTGCGGACAGAACGTTCCGAACAAGACCAGCGCGCAAAAGTGGTACGTCTGACAGATGCCGGCCAAGACATACTTGCTGCGTCCAATACGGCTATAAATGAAACAATCGCTAACCTATTTACGGATGAAATTTCGGAAGAGGAATTGGTTCAATTCGTTAGCACGTTCCGCAAACTGAAAGATATTTTACAAATGAGGGAGTATGACCAATGA
- a CDS encoding carbon starvation CstA family protein encodes MYTFLFGVVLLVVGYFTYGKFVERVFGVKEERQTPAYANADGIDYVPMNTKKNSLIQLLNIAGVGPIFGPIMGALYGPVAFLWIVLGAIFAGAVHDYLTGMISIRNRGAHLPELAGKFLGKFMKHLVNAFAILLLLLVGTVFVSAPAGLLYNLMNGWVAMGIIVAAIFIYYILATLLPIDKIIGRFYPIFGLLLIISALGVGGGMLFTGAPIPELSFANLHPDNIPIFPLLFLTISCGALSGFHATQTPIISRTTQSEKQGRKIFYGMMIAEGVIAMIWAAAGMALFNGPVGLNELLAAGGPAMIVSEASVLMLGAVGGTLAILGVIILPITSGDTAFRSARMIIADYFKLPQVKILSRLWIALPLFAVSIALTFVDFNILWRYFSWANQSTAVIALFVAAMYLFIAKKNYWIALVPGTFMLMATTTYILNAQIGFRLPMEVSLIGASVISIFLVALFFFAALKARKENIPLEVTAPDWDDALAGAATAASVPKE; translated from the coding sequence ATGTATACATTTCTATTTGGGGTAGTGTTGCTCGTTGTCGGTTATTTCACGTATGGGAAATTCGTGGAGCGCGTTTTCGGGGTGAAGGAAGAACGTCAGACTCCTGCATATGCGAACGCAGACGGCATTGACTATGTACCAATGAACACAAAGAAAAATTCATTGATTCAGCTGCTGAATATTGCAGGCGTTGGCCCGATCTTCGGACCGATTATGGGAGCGCTTTACGGACCTGTTGCGTTTCTGTGGATTGTACTCGGAGCCATTTTTGCGGGTGCAGTACACGACTATTTAACAGGCATGATTTCCATTCGAAATCGTGGAGCACATTTACCGGAACTTGCAGGTAAATTCCTGGGTAAATTCATGAAGCATCTTGTAAACGCTTTCGCAATTTTACTATTACTGCTTGTCGGAACGGTATTTGTATCTGCTCCTGCAGGATTGCTTTACAACTTGATGAATGGTTGGGTTGCAATGGGCATTATTGTCGCAGCAATCTTCATTTATTACATTCTCGCAACGCTGCTTCCGATTGATAAAATCATCGGGCGCTTCTATCCGATTTTCGGTTTGCTGCTCATCATCAGTGCATTGGGCGTTGGAGGCGGGATGCTGTTTACAGGAGCTCCAATTCCTGAATTATCGTTTGCAAACTTGCATCCGGATAATATTCCAATCTTCCCGCTTCTATTCTTGACGATTTCTTGCGGAGCACTGTCAGGTTTCCATGCGACACAAACACCAATTATTTCACGTACGACACAAAGTGAAAAACAAGGCCGTAAAATTTTCTACGGTATGATGATTGCTGAAGGAGTTATCGCAATGATCTGGGCAGCTGCTGGTATGGCGCTGTTCAATGGACCAGTTGGATTGAACGAATTACTTGCTGCTGGCGGTCCTGCAATGATCGTTAGTGAAGCATCTGTTTTAATGCTTGGCGCTGTCGGCGGGACGCTCGCAATCCTTGGGGTTATCATCTTGCCAATCACTTCAGGCGACACTGCATTCCGGAGTGCCCGAATGATTATTGCTGACTATTTCAAGCTGCCGCAAGTGAAAATTCTAAGCCGTCTTTGGATCGCACTTCCGTTATTTGCAGTCTCTATCGCGTTAACATTTGTCGACTTCAATATCCTATGGAGATATTTCTCTTGGGCGAACCAGTCCACTGCGGTAATTGCACTCTTTGTCGCAGCCATGTATTTATTCATTGCCAAAAAGAATTACTGGATTGCACTGGTTCCTGGGACATTTATGCTCATGGCAACCACGACTTATATTTTAAATGCGCAAATAGGCTTTAGATTACCGATGGAAGTATCGTTGATTGGTGCGAGTGTGATTTCGATCTTCCTGGTGGCTTTGTTCTTCTTTGCAGCTCTCAAAGCACGCAAAGAGAATATCCCGCTGGAAGTCACAGCTCCGGATTGGGATGATGCATTGGCAGGAGCAGCTACTGCAGCGTCCGTACCTAAAGAATAA
- a CDS encoding tyrosine-type recombinase/integrase yields MLLSEAWQKYKSDKRIEGYSTLTLKTYGYQYDLLTRYLGDVHMGEITTDNLKQYLGEAAEHLKPSSLGHRVRFVKSLFRWTHEEGYIVKNPASKLKEPKIGKRVPRFLTKHEIEHLRESCQTSRENALFEFFYSTGCRIGEVAKLNRDDIDFAGNSVIVHGKGDREREVYFNVRCAIWLKRYLDERKDEDPCLFATERNPIKRMSIDSLRYVVKQISNRADIKKTIHPHQLRHSYATHMIDTGAPLEVIQSLLGHEKSETTRIYAQLSGKLSYDLYTKYF; encoded by the coding sequence ATGTTACTATCGGAAGCGTGGCAAAAATACAAATCCGATAAAAGAATTGAAGGCTATTCAACTTTAACGTTGAAAACATACGGGTATCAATATGATCTGTTAACGCGCTATTTGGGAGATGTCCACATGGGAGAGATCACAACAGATAACTTGAAACAGTATTTAGGAGAAGCTGCGGAACATTTGAAACCATCCAGTTTAGGCCACCGTGTACGATTTGTAAAATCACTATTCAGATGGACCCATGAAGAAGGCTATATTGTGAAAAATCCGGCGTCTAAGTTAAAGGAGCCAAAGATAGGAAAGCGTGTTCCGAGATTCCTAACCAAACATGAAATTGAACATCTCCGTGAAAGCTGCCAGACATCCAGGGAGAATGCCTTATTTGAATTTTTCTACTCGACCGGCTGTCGAATCGGTGAAGTGGCAAAATTGAACCGGGATGATATTGACTTCGCGGGAAACTCGGTCATTGTCCATGGGAAAGGGGACAGAGAGAGGGAAGTGTATTTTAATGTTCGCTGTGCCATCTGGTTAAAGCGATATTTAGACGAACGCAAAGACGAGGATCCCTGCTTATTTGCTACAGAACGGAATCCGATTAAGCGAATGAGCATAGATTCGTTAAGATACGTAGTGAAACAGATATCGAATCGGGCGGACATTAAAAAGACGATTCATCCCCATCAGTTGCGCCACAGCTATGCGACGCATATGATCGATACCGGGGCTCCGCTTGAAGTGATTCAAAGCCTGCTGGGGCACGAAAAAAGTGAAACCACGAGAATATATGCTCAACTAAGTGGGAAACTGAGTTACGATCTCTACACCAAATACTTTTAA
- a CDS encoding YwbE family protein, with translation MDGKNRSDIHPGLKVAVILKKDQRSGVKTEGVVKDLLTNSAHHPHGIKVRLEDGQVGRVCDILDN, from the coding sequence ATGGACGGTAAAAACAGAAGTGATATTCATCCGGGATTAAAAGTGGCAGTCATTTTAAAGAAAGACCAAAGAAGCGGTGTGAAAACAGAGGGCGTTGTCAAAGACTTGCTGACAAATTCAGCTCATCATCCTCACGGTATCAAAGTTCGTCTTGAGGATGGACAAGTCGGCAGAGTATGTGACATTTTAGATAACTAA